The following proteins are encoded in a genomic region of Amphiura filiformis chromosome 18, Afil_fr2py, whole genome shotgun sequence:
- the LOC140140094 gene encoding uncharacterized protein isoform X3 — translation MEIDKNSYPAKAECKKQRESGEIYAIPAPREVGSGMLCLCKRVYWIQDGYLFFIYSPIPKPEAVKLMSDPKQINIMKSKPAEQTNLLRSENGGIYGVPQLIGPVHIQLSKHKPIYKLTDMANDNKTHESNHHPNKSNNNNLLMASGHENKYDGPIAAEQNSVASVETLPKIESVFSLAANDGKDENESRIRHILTDCIHASNEKYAIASQPLQSPVGTRSINGETLARVGSCDSGVETDYYYSETDEVVRENGYLEAAAIMEKTDSEASFEVKSDNANRTRAYPMAETQHVCGDASDVSTETHDVWTGADNAQTQTCDVMMENYEENTLTKDLANTDYGFRVDLDTMVRLNDASTQTSDDRITPHTSTTCEGMEYAIENINDISAEYNDQGKWTRMANAAAAHANSLIIDASTDASDNYRVEDMNKTHITSAPDVYNTTNGVQTETNVPFTSNRTKSNVTATNYVDTKVDATEALDANDRNDGTSVPEKVDKQVMTECGVGQPDCSPTHEGLKIKLRWNKRWKIERAECPSLFSNDTSLFSNDTSVTGRSVHLDTDHTLYYAMTDEEMAIHTPKVDLCGSVLTVIMKKKLPRVRLHKLGKDSLHKILP, via the exons AAAAACAAAGAGAATCTGGGGAAATTTATGCGATTCCAGCTCCAAG AGAGGTGGGAAGTGGCATGCTGTGCTTGTGTAAGAGAGTGTATTGGATACAAGATGGATACCTATTTTTCATATACTCACCCATACCAAAGCCAGAAGCTGTTAAACTGATGAG TGACCCAAAACAAATCAATATTATGAAAAGTAAGCCTGCTGAACAGACGAACCTCTTGCGATCTGAGAATGGCGGAATCTATGGAGTACCTCAGCTCATCGGGCCCGTACACATTCAGCTATCAAAACACAAACCAATTTATAAACTCACCGACATGGCCAATGACAACAAGACTCATGAAAGCAATCATCACCCAAAtaaaagcaataataataatctCTTAATGGCCAGTGGACATGAGAACAAATATGATGGGCCGATAgcagcagaacaaaattctgtagCATCAGTGGAAACGCTCCCAAAAATTGAGAGCGTTTTTAGTCTAGCAGCCAATGATGGGAAAGACGAAAACGAGTCAAGAATTCGCCATATCTTAACGGACTGTATTCATGCAAGCAATGAGAAGTATGCCATCGCTTCCCAACCATTGCAGTCTCCAGTTGGAACACGCAGTATAAACGGCGAGACCCTAGCTAGGGTAGGAAGCTGTGACTCTGGTGTAGAAACGGATTATTATTATTCGGAAACCGACGAAGTAGTGAGAGAAAATGGCTACTTAGAAGCTGCTGCCATAATGGAGAAAACTGATTCGGAAGCAtcttttgaagtgaaatctgacAATGCTAATCGAACAAGAGCTTATCCTATGGCAGAAACCCAACATGTTTGTGGAGATGCTTCTGATGTTTCCACTGAAACACATGATGTCTGGACTGGGGCTGATAATGCACAAACCCAAACCTGTGACGTAATGATGGAAAATTACGAAGAAAATACACTTACCAAAGACTTGGCAAACACCGATTACGGTTTTAGAGTTGATTTAGACACGATGGTACGGCTCAACGATGCTTCAACTCAAACAAGCGACGATAGGATCACACCACATACAAGTACCACTTGTGAAGGAATGGAGTACGCGATAGAAAATATAAATGACATTTCTGCAGAATATAATGATCAAGGAAAGTGGACAAGAATGGCAAATGCAGCAGCTGCACATGCTAATTCCCTGATCATTGACGCTAGCACAGATGCAAGTGATAATTATAGAGTAGAAGATATGAACAAAACCCATATTACCAGTGCACCTGATGTTTACAATACGACAAATGGAGTGCAGACAGAGACCAATGTTCCATTCACGTCAAACCGAACTAAAAGTAATGTGACTGCAACAAATTACGTGGACACAAAAGTCGATGCAACTGAAGCGCTTGATGCTAATGACAGAAACGATGGTACTTCAGTTCCAGAAAAAGTGGACAAACAAGTTATGACTGAATGTGGAGTAGGGCAACCAGATTGCAGTCCTACTCATGAGGGTTTAAAAATTAAGCTTCGGTGGAATAAGAGATGGAAGATTGAAAGAGCGGAATGCCCATCCTTATTTAGCAATGACACATCCTTATTTAGTAATGACACATCAGTCACCGGACGTTCAGTTCATCTTGACACCGATCATACGTTATATTATGCAATGACAGATGAAGAAATGGCCATTCACACGCCAAAGGTGGATTTGTGTGGATCGGTGTTGACAGTTATAATGAAAAAGAAGCTACCACGTGTAAGACTCCATAAACTCGGTAAGGACTCTCTGCACAAGATACTGCCataa
- the LOC140140094 gene encoding uncharacterized protein isoform X1 yields MAFVHHSDESCQFYLRNFTLNEVTMEIDKNSYPAKAECKKQRESGEIYAIPAPREVGSGMLCLCKRVYWIQDGYLFFIYSPIPKPEAVKLMSDPKQINIMKSKPAEQTNLLRSENGGIYGVPQLIGPVHIQLSKHKPIYKLTDMANDNKTHESNHHPNKSNNNNLLMASGHENKYDGPIAAEQNSVASVETLPKIESVFSLAANDGKDENESRIRHILTDCIHASNEKYAIASQPLQSPVGTRSINGETLARVGSCDSGVETDYYYSETDEVVRENGYLEAAAIMEKTDSEASFEVKSDNANRTRAYPMAETQHVCGDASDVSTETHDVWTGADNAQTQTCDVMMENYEENTLTKDLANTDYGFRVDLDTMVRLNDASTQTSDDRITPHTSTTCEGMEYAIENINDISAEYNDQGKWTRMANAAAAHANSLIIDASTDASDNYRVEDMNKTHITSAPDVYNTTNGVQTETNVPFTSNRTKSNVTATNYVDTKVDATEALDANDRNDGTSVPEKVDKQVMTECGVGQPDCSPTHEGLKIKLRWNKRWKIERAECPSLFSNDTSLFSNDTSVTGRSVHLDTDHTLYYAMTDEEMAIHTPKVDLCGSVLTVIMKKKLPRVRLHKLGKDSLHKILP; encoded by the exons AAAAACAAAGAGAATCTGGGGAAATTTATGCGATTCCAGCTCCAAG AGAGGTGGGAAGTGGCATGCTGTGCTTGTGTAAGAGAGTGTATTGGATACAAGATGGATACCTATTTTTCATATACTCACCCATACCAAAGCCAGAAGCTGTTAAACTGATGAG TGACCCAAAACAAATCAATATTATGAAAAGTAAGCCTGCTGAACAGACGAACCTCTTGCGATCTGAGAATGGCGGAATCTATGGAGTACCTCAGCTCATCGGGCCCGTACACATTCAGCTATCAAAACACAAACCAATTTATAAACTCACCGACATGGCCAATGACAACAAGACTCATGAAAGCAATCATCACCCAAAtaaaagcaataataataatctCTTAATGGCCAGTGGACATGAGAACAAATATGATGGGCCGATAgcagcagaacaaaattctgtagCATCAGTGGAAACGCTCCCAAAAATTGAGAGCGTTTTTAGTCTAGCAGCCAATGATGGGAAAGACGAAAACGAGTCAAGAATTCGCCATATCTTAACGGACTGTATTCATGCAAGCAATGAGAAGTATGCCATCGCTTCCCAACCATTGCAGTCTCCAGTTGGAACACGCAGTATAAACGGCGAGACCCTAGCTAGGGTAGGAAGCTGTGACTCTGGTGTAGAAACGGATTATTATTATTCGGAAACCGACGAAGTAGTGAGAGAAAATGGCTACTTAGAAGCTGCTGCCATAATGGAGAAAACTGATTCGGAAGCAtcttttgaagtgaaatctgacAATGCTAATCGAACAAGAGCTTATCCTATGGCAGAAACCCAACATGTTTGTGGAGATGCTTCTGATGTTTCCACTGAAACACATGATGTCTGGACTGGGGCTGATAATGCACAAACCCAAACCTGTGACGTAATGATGGAAAATTACGAAGAAAATACACTTACCAAAGACTTGGCAAACACCGATTACGGTTTTAGAGTTGATTTAGACACGATGGTACGGCTCAACGATGCTTCAACTCAAACAAGCGACGATAGGATCACACCACATACAAGTACCACTTGTGAAGGAATGGAGTACGCGATAGAAAATATAAATGACATTTCTGCAGAATATAATGATCAAGGAAAGTGGACAAGAATGGCAAATGCAGCAGCTGCACATGCTAATTCCCTGATCATTGACGCTAGCACAGATGCAAGTGATAATTATAGAGTAGAAGATATGAACAAAACCCATATTACCAGTGCACCTGATGTTTACAATACGACAAATGGAGTGCAGACAGAGACCAATGTTCCATTCACGTCAAACCGAACTAAAAGTAATGTGACTGCAACAAATTACGTGGACACAAAAGTCGATGCAACTGAAGCGCTTGATGCTAATGACAGAAACGATGGTACTTCAGTTCCAGAAAAAGTGGACAAACAAGTTATGACTGAATGTGGAGTAGGGCAACCAGATTGCAGTCCTACTCATGAGGGTTTAAAAATTAAGCTTCGGTGGAATAAGAGATGGAAGATTGAAAGAGCGGAATGCCCATCCTTATTTAGCAATGACACATCCTTATTTAGTAATGACACATCAGTCACCGGACGTTCAGTTCATCTTGACACCGATCATACGTTATATTATGCAATGACAGATGAAGAAATGGCCATTCACACGCCAAAGGTGGATTTGTGTGGATCGGTGTTGACAGTTATAATGAAAAAGAAGCTACCACGTGTAAGACTCCATAAACTCGGTAAGGACTCTCTGCACAAGATACTGCCataa
- the LOC140140094 gene encoding uncharacterized protein isoform X2, with the protein MKMSHAEDIYYMVTMEIDKNSYPAKAECKKQRESGEIYAIPAPREVGSGMLCLCKRVYWIQDGYLFFIYSPIPKPEAVKLMSDPKQINIMKSKPAEQTNLLRSENGGIYGVPQLIGPVHIQLSKHKPIYKLTDMANDNKTHESNHHPNKSNNNNLLMASGHENKYDGPIAAEQNSVASVETLPKIESVFSLAANDGKDENESRIRHILTDCIHASNEKYAIASQPLQSPVGTRSINGETLARVGSCDSGVETDYYYSETDEVVRENGYLEAAAIMEKTDSEASFEVKSDNANRTRAYPMAETQHVCGDASDVSTETHDVWTGADNAQTQTCDVMMENYEENTLTKDLANTDYGFRVDLDTMVRLNDASTQTSDDRITPHTSTTCEGMEYAIENINDISAEYNDQGKWTRMANAAAAHANSLIIDASTDASDNYRVEDMNKTHITSAPDVYNTTNGVQTETNVPFTSNRTKSNVTATNYVDTKVDATEALDANDRNDGTSVPEKVDKQVMTECGVGQPDCSPTHEGLKIKLRWNKRWKIERAECPSLFSNDTSLFSNDTSVTGRSVHLDTDHTLYYAMTDEEMAIHTPKVDLCGSVLTVIMKKKLPRVRLHKLGKDSLHKILP; encoded by the exons AAAAACAAAGAGAATCTGGGGAAATTTATGCGATTCCAGCTCCAAG AGAGGTGGGAAGTGGCATGCTGTGCTTGTGTAAGAGAGTGTATTGGATACAAGATGGATACCTATTTTTCATATACTCACCCATACCAAAGCCAGAAGCTGTTAAACTGATGAG TGACCCAAAACAAATCAATATTATGAAAAGTAAGCCTGCTGAACAGACGAACCTCTTGCGATCTGAGAATGGCGGAATCTATGGAGTACCTCAGCTCATCGGGCCCGTACACATTCAGCTATCAAAACACAAACCAATTTATAAACTCACCGACATGGCCAATGACAACAAGACTCATGAAAGCAATCATCACCCAAAtaaaagcaataataataatctCTTAATGGCCAGTGGACATGAGAACAAATATGATGGGCCGATAgcagcagaacaaaattctgtagCATCAGTGGAAACGCTCCCAAAAATTGAGAGCGTTTTTAGTCTAGCAGCCAATGATGGGAAAGACGAAAACGAGTCAAGAATTCGCCATATCTTAACGGACTGTATTCATGCAAGCAATGAGAAGTATGCCATCGCTTCCCAACCATTGCAGTCTCCAGTTGGAACACGCAGTATAAACGGCGAGACCCTAGCTAGGGTAGGAAGCTGTGACTCTGGTGTAGAAACGGATTATTATTATTCGGAAACCGACGAAGTAGTGAGAGAAAATGGCTACTTAGAAGCTGCTGCCATAATGGAGAAAACTGATTCGGAAGCAtcttttgaagtgaaatctgacAATGCTAATCGAACAAGAGCTTATCCTATGGCAGAAACCCAACATGTTTGTGGAGATGCTTCTGATGTTTCCACTGAAACACATGATGTCTGGACTGGGGCTGATAATGCACAAACCCAAACCTGTGACGTAATGATGGAAAATTACGAAGAAAATACACTTACCAAAGACTTGGCAAACACCGATTACGGTTTTAGAGTTGATTTAGACACGATGGTACGGCTCAACGATGCTTCAACTCAAACAAGCGACGATAGGATCACACCACATACAAGTACCACTTGTGAAGGAATGGAGTACGCGATAGAAAATATAAATGACATTTCTGCAGAATATAATGATCAAGGAAAGTGGACAAGAATGGCAAATGCAGCAGCTGCACATGCTAATTCCCTGATCATTGACGCTAGCACAGATGCAAGTGATAATTATAGAGTAGAAGATATGAACAAAACCCATATTACCAGTGCACCTGATGTTTACAATACGACAAATGGAGTGCAGACAGAGACCAATGTTCCATTCACGTCAAACCGAACTAAAAGTAATGTGACTGCAACAAATTACGTGGACACAAAAGTCGATGCAACTGAAGCGCTTGATGCTAATGACAGAAACGATGGTACTTCAGTTCCAGAAAAAGTGGACAAACAAGTTATGACTGAATGTGGAGTAGGGCAACCAGATTGCAGTCCTACTCATGAGGGTTTAAAAATTAAGCTTCGGTGGAATAAGAGATGGAAGATTGAAAGAGCGGAATGCCCATCCTTATTTAGCAATGACACATCCTTATTTAGTAATGACACATCAGTCACCGGACGTTCAGTTCATCTTGACACCGATCATACGTTATATTATGCAATGACAGATGAAGAAATGGCCATTCACACGCCAAAGGTGGATTTGTGTGGATCGGTGTTGACAGTTATAATGAAAAAGAAGCTACCACGTGTAAGACTCCATAAACTCGGTAAGGACTCTCTGCACAAGATACTGCCataa